The window TCGATATAGATTGGAATGGGATCGAGGCGACCTTCGCCGACGAGTTCCTTGATCCGCATCACCAATTCCTGCGTCCTGCCGACGGCGAAGGCCGGAACAATAATCTTGCTCTTGTGAGTCTTGACATGGGTGAGGAGATCCAGAGCCTGCTGTTTCATAACCGCCCGATCAGCTTCGTGCAGACGATCGCCATAGGTCGACTCCAGGATCAACACATCGCAGGGTTGCGGCGGCTCAGGGTCTCGGAGGATCGGCATGTTGGAGCGGCCAAGGTCTCCGCTAAAAAGTAGCGTGGTCGTATTGCCGCGCGCCGTATATTTCACCCGGATAGTCGCAGACCCCAGGATATGGCCTGCATCGTGAAAAGACGCGGTCACGCGTGGGGAAACCTTGAGCAGGTCTCCGTATCTCGTGCCCTCGAATCGTCGGACCACTTTGCGGACGTCGTCGATATTATAGAAAGGGCGAACACAGGCCTTTCCCTTCCGCTGCTCCTTCTTATTGACGTAGCTACAGTCGCTGACCTGGACATGAGCCGAATCTTCCAGCATGAGCTCCGTCAAATCGGCAGTGGCTCTGGTGAGGTGCACCTTCCCGGAGAAGCCATGTTTCTGGAGCATCGGTAACGCGCCGGAATGGTCGACATGGGCATGGGACAGTAAGACCGCGTTGATCGAATGGGGATCGAAGCCCAAATCCTGATTCTGGCGAAGCGCCTCTTCGCGCCGCCCTTGAAAGAGTCCGCAGTCCAGCAACAGCTTGCATCCAGGCAGTTCGACCATGTGGCGGCTGCCGGTCACAGACCGTGCTGCGCCATGGAAGGAGAGCTTCATAACGGAGGCACTCCATGGTGACGCCCGATCAAGGTCCAGGCTTCCTCTGCCGTTTCCGCATAGTGAAAGAGCCGTAGCTCCTCTTCCTCGATCAACCCCTCCTCGATGAGCATCTTCCAGTTGATCAGCCGCTCCCAAAAAGCCCGTCCAACAAGAACGATGACCACGTGCTGGGCCTTGCCTGTCTGAGCCAGCGTCAACGTTTCAAAGAGTTCGTCGAGGGTGCCGAATCCTCCGGGGAAGGCCACCAGCGCCTTGGCCCTGATCAGGAAATGCATCTTGCGGATAGCAAAATAGCGAAACTGGAAGCAGAGTTCAGGAGTGATGTAGGGATTGGGATGCTGTTCATGGGGCAAGGTGATGTTGAGGCCAATGGATTTGGCCTGCACGTCGGCAGCCCCGCGATTCGCCGCTTCCATAATGCCGCCACCACC of the Nitrospirota bacterium genome contains:
- a CDS encoding MBL fold metallo-hydrolase → MKLSFHGAARSVTGSRHMVELPGCKLLLDCGLFQGRREEALRQNQDLGFDPHSINAVLLSHAHVDHSGALPMLQKHGFSGKVHLTRATADLTELMLEDSAHVQVSDCSYVNKKEQRKGKACVRPFYNIDDVRKVVRRFEGTRYGDLLKVSPRVTASFHDAGHILGSATIRVKYTARGNTTTLLFSGDLGRSNMPILRDPEPPQPCDVLILESTYGDRLHEADRAVMKQQALDLLTHVKTHKSKIIVPAFAVGRTQELVMRIKELVGEGRLDPIPIYIDSPLASRATEVFRRHPECYDEETTKTFTASGDLFASRYIHFVSSPEESMRLNSMKGPCVIISASGMCEGGRVVHHLKHAIQDEANVIVFVGFQAEHTLGRKLVEGWDVVPIFGVPTRRRAKIVTFNGLSAHADRQDLLSYVRAITPTPSKIFLVHGEEKQALSLAAAIQAEHSQVEVTVPHFGSSHEI
- a CDS encoding TIGR00730 family Rossman fold protein — protein: MTSPSDSDSPKADARSSAYLPADRDIEFLQRDELRSVRVGLELLKPELIQREHGIRSTIVVFGSARLQEPAVARETLRLKEAEAAKSPSDPLCRQSVAIAKRQLDLSKYYDVAREFSRLVSSTCQTDGQCDYVVVTGGGGGIMEAANRGAADVQAKSIGLNITLPHEQHPNPYITPELCFQFRYFAIRKMHFLIRAKALVAFPGGFGTLDELFETLTLAQTGKAQHVVIVLVGRAFWERLINWKMLIEEGLIEEEELRLFHYAETAEEAWTLIGRHHGVPPL